CAAATGCTCTCCATCAAGGTCAGGCAGCCCCAAATCAAGAATAACAAGTGTAAATTTATTTTTTTTGAAAAGTTCAAGCCCTCCAAATGCAGTCGTGCTACTTACTACACTAAATCCTTCGCTTGACAGCAGAAGTTTTAACAGTTGAACTATCTCAATATCATCATCAATTATAAGTATCTTACACTCATTCATATCAATAATTATTACACTAAAAAATTATCAAATCAACACTTTTACTATTATTCTTTATTTATTTTGTTACTAAGACATCACCCACAAAATTTTAAATTAAAAACTTGAAATAAGAACTACTTTATAAAATATTTTAATGTTGGCCTTTTATGGTTATCTGGGCAATTATCAATGCAATCCCCACAATTATTGCATGCAATACTCTGCCCATCCTCCATAGGATTAATAGCCATAGGGCAAACTTTGATACAACTTAGGCACATTGAGCAGTCTTCATTAATTTTCTTCACGTTCAACATTCTTTTAAGCCCCAAGACAGACAAAAAGCTCCCCGTAGGGCAAAAGTAACGACACCAAAATTTGTAATAAAAAAACTCCATTACTATTAAAAACAGAATAAAAACTATTTCAAAAGTGACATAACCGAACTTTACCATAACAAGTGCCTGGGATGAAATAATCCCCGGAGCTGAAATAAGATTCAAAAGTGGTATTCCGGCAATTCCCATAACAAATAATCCAAACAATAAAAAGGAAAGCCTTAATACATTTGTTTTGTAAAGATGTTCTTTTGCATATTTAGGCTTATTAGATTTTAAACGCAACTTTTTTCTTAAACCTTCTATCATCTCTGTAATAAAGTAGTAGGGGCACATGTAACTGCACCAAATTCTTCCGAATATCAAAAGAAGCATAATAGGAATTATAATCGAGGCAAGCATTGTCAGAGTAAAAGATTTTGATGCAACAATAGCCTGGAAAACTGCCAACGGGTCAGCCATTGCAATGCTGCCTACATCGATAGAATAAAATGTCCCTTTGATAAAATAAATCTCAAATATATTCAAAACAGGCACAATAAACATTAGTAAAAAAACAAAAATCTGTATACTTCGCCTGATGCTCTTAATCTTCATTAGTTTCCCAACCTTCAATAGACGCATTTATATCAAAATCGTACTTAAACTCTTTCTTCTTACCAAACGTAGAAATACCCTGCTTGCGCTCTATTAACTTTTCCCCCTTTAAAATATCTCTATACTCTTTAGGATTAGATTTTAGTACTTTTGACCTTCTGTAATAATATCCTGCATCCTTTACGTCCCCCATACCTGTAGGTATAACATTTATAGCCTTCCCGTCTTTTGTTTTAACAGGGCATTTCTCCACACATATCCCACACCCAACACATTTTTCCGTAA
The window above is part of the Deferrivibrio essentukiensis genome. Proteins encoded here:
- a CDS encoding 4Fe-4S binding protein, coding for MKIKSIRRSIQIFVFLLMFIVPVLNIFEIYFIKGTFYSIDVGSIAMADPLAVFQAIVASKSFTLTMLASIIIPIMLLLIFGRIWCSYMCPYYFITEMIEGLRKKLRLKSNKPKYAKEHLYKTNVLRLSFLLFGLFVMGIAGIPLLNLISAPGIISSQALVMVKFGYVTFEIVFILFLIVMEFFYYKFWCRYFCPTGSFLSVLGLKRMLNVKKINEDCSMCLSCIKVCPMAINPMEDGQSIACNNCGDCIDNCPDNHKRPTLKYFIK